The Pontiella desulfatans sequence TGCAGCTCGCACGTCAGCGCCATGCAGATTTGGGGCGGGCTGAGCGAGCTGCTCCCCGAAGACACCTACCTGCAGATGGCCTATTATAAAAACGGACTGCTCTCCTTCCGGGGTTCCTCGAAAGAACCCGACCTCCTGCCGGAACGGCTGATGGCCTCCCCCTTTGTCGAGGCGATCAGCAAGTCGGAAATTGGCAAGAAAGAGGGCGACTACCACTCCATTAGCATGAGCGTTACACTGAGGAACCGTGATGAAGAAACCGACATTTAGAATCTCGCGCCGCGAAAAGATCTACCTGATCGCCGGCGGGATTGCCCTGCTGGTCGGGGGGGGGGTCTACCCTGCGCTCAAGGCCGCTTCCGCCTTCCGCGAGGAGCAGGTTGAAGCCCTCCACGACGAAATCGCATTGCTCGAGGATTTGAACGGATTGCTGGTCGATGCCCGCGCCATCCAGCAGGAGAACGAAATGCTGCGCGATGCGCTCAAGGGGGCCGACGAGCTGCTCTTCCCGCCCGTGGAAAACCAGATCATGATGCAGACGAAGATGATCAAGCTGCTCAACGACATGGGGCCCGACCTCGATCTGGAGGTGACCGCCGGCCGCTCCTCGATCGACGATTCGGCCACCCAGATCAACCTTTCCGTCCGCGGCCGCGGCCGCTACCCCGAAATCCTCAAGTTCCTGCACCGAATGGAAACCTATCGACCGCTCATCCTGGTCGATTCGATGTCGCTGATGGCGCCGAAACCCAAGAAGCCGAAGGATTCTTCCGGTAAAACAAAGAAAGCGCCCGAAAAGACCAAGGATCCGAGCATGCAGTTCCGGTTGTCGATCCAGATCCACACGCGCGCCGGAGAGGAGGGGGGGGCATGATCAAATTACCCGACATTTCCAAATATCTGGTGCCCGCCCTGGGGGTCGCCTGCGTCGGCGGGGCCCTATTGGCGGGCTCCGGCATGCGCCCGCCGGTCGGGCTGGAGCCGACCGATGCGGCGGAGGCCGCCGAGGCACGGGTTCCGAAAGACCTGGTGCTCAGCGGCTACATCCCCACCATGGAGCAGGTTGTGGCCAAGCACCTGTTTGTGCCCGAGCGCGTGGCCACCGGAGAAAACGCCTTCCCCGACCTGTTGGTCAAGGGCGTCTATGTGGGCGAAACCCAGCGCAATGCCGTCTTTTCGCTGAAGTCCAAGCCCGAGGCCAACCTGCGCGTTTGGCAGGGCGACGAAGACGCGGCGATGGCGCAGGTGACAGACGAACGCGACCCGCGCCAGCCGATTGTGGATTTTCTCAGCGAATGGCATATTAAATCGATCGACTTTGCCGGGGTCACCCTCGAGCAGGCCATCACCGGCGAGGTGGAAACCTACGAGGTGGACTACAAACCGCTGAAGCACGCCAAGGCGAGCGCCGGGGCAGGCTATGGCCAGGGCTATCTGGACGAAGCAATCTCCGTTGCCGCAAAGACTTCTGCGGGCAAGCCCGCTTCGGCTTCGCAGCCCGCGAAATCGCAGGCCCCCCCGGGGGGTAGCACCCAGGCGATTGCCGGGCGCGTTGGCCAATACATGCAACGCCTTTCCCCCGAGCAACGCCAGCAGTTCATGCAGCAGCTCCAGAAGCAAAACGCCGCCTCCGCCAAGAAAAACGGCGAATCTTCGCAACAGAACAACAACGGAGGTTCGTCCGGCAAGAAGTCCGACGGCAAGAAAAGCGGCGGGGGTGGAAGTGGCGGCGGCGGTTCCGGTGGTGGCACCCGGCGCAGGTAGCCACGAATTTTCCAACCTTTGAAGGTGGAAAAGCTTAGGCCAATCCCTAATATTCCCCCTCTTTCGCAGAGGCGGTGTATTTTGACCGCAAAGACACGAAGACAGGTTCTTCGTTTCTTTGCGTCTTCGCGATCATTCATTTTTGAACGGAGCAGGTAGGATGAGAGAAGAGTATCCATTTAACGACATTGAAACCAAGTGGCAGCATTTCTGGGACGAGAACGGCGATTTCAATACCGATCTGGCGGCGGCGGAAAATCCATACTACTGCCTGATGATGTTCCCGTATCCGTCGGGCAAGCTGCACGTCGGCCACGGCCGCAACTACATCATCGGCGATGCCGTTGCGCGCTATAAGAAGATGCAGGGCTTCGACGTGCTCACGCCGATGGGGTGGGACTCGTTCGGGCTGCCCGCCGAAAACGCCGCCATCAAAACCGGCACGCCGCCCGCCGAATACACCGCCGCCAACATTGCCACCATGAAGGAGCAGCTCCGCGCCTGGGGCTGCATGTATGACTGGGACAAGGAGGTCACCTCCTGCATGCCGGACTACTATCAATGGACGCAGTGGCTCTTCCTCCAGTTCTACAAAAAAGGCCTCGCCTACAAGCAAAATTCCAATGTCAACTGGTGTCCCTCCTGCGCCACCGTGCTCGCCAACGAGCAGGTCGTCGACGGCGCGTGCGAGCGCTGCGATTCCGAAGTCGACCAGAAATCGATGGACCAGTGGTTCTTCAAAATCACGGACTATGCCCAGCGCCTGCTCGACGACCTCGACACGCTCGATGGCTGGCCGACCCGCGTGAAGACCATGCAGAAAAACTGGATCGGCCGTTCTGAAGGCGCCGAAATCGATTTCCCGATCGTGCCGCGCGAAGACGGGGCAGGGGACAACACCGATAAAATTTCCTGCTACACCACCCGCGTCGACACCATCTACGGCTGTACCTATATGGCACTGGCTCCCGAACACCCTGAGCTGAAAAACCTGGTTAAAGGCCTGCCGCAGGAAGAAGAGGTGCTTGAATTCATCAAGGCCAGCTCCAAGCTCACCAACCTCGATCGTGAAGCCGATGAAGTGGAAAAGGAAGGCCGCTTTACCGGCCGCTACCTGATCAACCCCTACAACGGCGAACAGATTGAGCTTTGGGTGGGTAACTACGTCCTCATGTACGGCACCGGCGCGGTAATGGCCGTTCCGGCGCACGACACGCGCGACTTTGCCTTTGCCAAAAAATACGACCTGCCCATCAAGCTTTCCATCCAGAACCCGGAAGGCACGCTCGTGCTGGCCGAAATGGAAGACGCCTACACCGAAGACGGAACCTGCGTCGACTCCGGCGACTTTTCCGGCATGGACAACCGCGAAGCGATCAAGGCCATGATTGCGCTGGCCGAGGAAAAAGAATTCGGCAAAGGAAAAATCAACTTCCGCCTGCGCGACTGGCTGATTTCGCGCCAGCGCTACTGGGGCGCACCGATTCCGATGGTCTACTGCGCCGACTGCGGCATGGTGCCCGTTCCCGAATCCGAGCTGCCCGTGCTGCTCCCGACCGATGTCGAGTTCAAGGCCGAGGGCGAATCGCCGCTCAAGGGCTCTGAAGCCTTCATGAACTGCCCGTGCCCGAGCTGCGGCAAGCCCGCCACCCGCGAGTCCGATACGATGGATACGTTCGTCGACTCCTCCTGGTACTTCCTGCGCTACCTCAGCGCACAGGATTCAACCCAGGCCGTCGATTCCGCCATCACCAACAAATGGATGCCGGTCGATCAATATATCGGCGGCATCGAGCACGCCATCCTGCATCTGCTCTACGCGCGCTTCTTCACCAAGGTGGTGAAGGATCTCGGCCTCATCGATTTCGACGAGCCGTTCAAGCACCTCTTCACCCAGGGCATGATCTGCAAGAAGGGCCCCGACGGCAACCTGCACAAAATGTCAAAGTCCAAAGGCAACGTCGTCAGCCCGGAAGAGCTGCTGTCAACGTATGGCGCCGACACCGTCCGCCTCTACACCCTCTTCATCGGCCCGCCCGAAAAAGAAGCCGAATGGCAGGATTCCGGCGTCACCGGCGCCTTCAAATTCCTCAAGCGCATCTGGCGCAGCGTGGCGCTCAACAAAGCACTTCTTGTAGAAGCGACGCCCTCGTCGCTTGACTTGTCGGCCATGGCCGATGCCGAGCGCGACCTCTATCGCAAAACCAACGAGACGATCCAGCAGATTACCCGCGGGCTCGACGGCGCCTTCACCTTCAACACCGCCATCGCCGCCATCATGGAACTGATGAACGCCATCGACCACTTGAAGATCTCGGACGCCTCTTCCACCTCCGCCAAGGCGGTCTTCCGCGATGCCATGGTTAACGTTGTCCTGCTCATTTCGCCCTTCGCGCCGCACATTGCCGAAGAGCTGTGGGTTGAGCTCGGCCACGAAGCCGGCATCATGAATGCCGACTGGCCGACCGTGAACGAAGAGGCCCTCAAGCGCGACGAGCTCGACATGGCCGTACAGGTCAACGGCAAAGTCCGCGACCAGATCAAGGTTTCCGCCACCGCTTCCAAGGAAGAGATCGAAGCCGCCGCCATGGCCTCCGAAAAGATCCAAACCTGGCTCGAAGGCAAAACCATCCGCAAAGTCATCGTCGTCCCCGGCCGCCTGGTCAACATTGCGGTTTCGTAAAAAGAAGAGGGCTTCCAATCATTGGTAGCCCTCGCTGTATCTCTATTTCCTCTTCTTTGGTTTTTCAACCACCGTGGTTCGAGGATGCTTCTTTGCGAAGTTCTTCGTCACGTATCGGCCAGAGATCGCTGACCTTGCTTTGCCTTTTGCATTAGCCATTTTAGTTCTCCACTAAATTTCCGCCTAGGAGCGATACTCCTAGACGGAGTTTCATGATTACGCTTTCACTAGGATCGGAAAGCAGCGGGAATTCACTGGGTACTTACGTTTGCCAGTTTTCGGATCCGTAATATACGGTCGGAAAATCAGCTTGTACCCAGGTGGAACTTCGATGCGTTTGGTAGCCATTTTAGACCTCCTGTGTTCTGGGATTGCGATTGACGCAGGAGGGTTCTTAAGGTAGACCTTAAGCATAGTTCGATTGGCTTACGCCTGCGTAGGTTGATTACGCTCATGAAAACTTGGCCACAAGTTTTCCGAGCCCGACAGGGGATGTTGATAGTTACAGCTATCAACATCCCTTTTTTATCATCCAAATGGTATTTCAATAGGTACATCCTTTGGTTTGATGGGAACTAGTACTACTTCAAAGTCGCTGTTTGAGAAATCCATGCTGTATTCTACAACCTCGTGAGGAATTTTGTCGGCTAATGCCTTGGAATTAATAACGAGAGTTTTATTTTTCGTAGATGGTGATGTTACTCTCAAACTCCCACCTTTTGTAATTGCTACCATTTCTGTATCAGAATCGTAGAACATATCTACTGT is a genomic window containing:
- a CDS encoding GspMb/PilO family protein, translated to MKKPTFRISRREKIYLIAGGIALLVGGGVYPALKAASAFREEQVEALHDEIALLEDLNGLLVDARAIQQENEMLRDALKGADELLFPPVENQIMMQTKMIKLLNDMGPDLDLEVTAGRSSIDDSATQINLSVRGRGRYPEILKFLHRMETYRPLILVDSMSLMAPKPKKPKDSSGKTKKAPEKTKDPSMQFRLSIQIHTRAGEEGGA
- the leuS gene encoding leucine--tRNA ligase; this translates as MREEYPFNDIETKWQHFWDENGDFNTDLAAAENPYYCLMMFPYPSGKLHVGHGRNYIIGDAVARYKKMQGFDVLTPMGWDSFGLPAENAAIKTGTPPAEYTAANIATMKEQLRAWGCMYDWDKEVTSCMPDYYQWTQWLFLQFYKKGLAYKQNSNVNWCPSCATVLANEQVVDGACERCDSEVDQKSMDQWFFKITDYAQRLLDDLDTLDGWPTRVKTMQKNWIGRSEGAEIDFPIVPREDGAGDNTDKISCYTTRVDTIYGCTYMALAPEHPELKNLVKGLPQEEEVLEFIKASSKLTNLDREADEVEKEGRFTGRYLINPYNGEQIELWVGNYVLMYGTGAVMAVPAHDTRDFAFAKKYDLPIKLSIQNPEGTLVLAEMEDAYTEDGTCVDSGDFSGMDNREAIKAMIALAEEKEFGKGKINFRLRDWLISRQRYWGAPIPMVYCADCGMVPVPESELPVLLPTDVEFKAEGESPLKGSEAFMNCPCPSCGKPATRESDTMDTFVDSSWYFLRYLSAQDSTQAVDSAITNKWMPVDQYIGGIEHAILHLLYARFFTKVVKDLGLIDFDEPFKHLFTQGMICKKGPDGNLHKMSKSKGNVVSPEELLSTYGADTVRLYTLFIGPPEKEAEWQDSGVTGAFKFLKRIWRSVALNKALLVEATPSSLDLSAMADAERDLYRKTNETIQQITRGLDGAFTFNTAIAAIMELMNAIDHLKISDASSTSAKAVFRDAMVNVVLLISPFAPHIAEELWVELGHEAGIMNADWPTVNEEALKRDELDMAVQVNGKVRDQIKVSATASKEEIEAAAMASEKIQTWLEGKTIRKVIVVPGRLVNIAVS